One region of Planktothrix sp. FACHB-1365 genomic DNA includes:
- a CDS encoding circadian clock KaiB family protein has product MDNQENWEPDEPKLWELRLYVAGQTPKAITAFTNLKKICEQYLQGQYQIEIIDLLENPQLAQQDKIFALPTLVRTIPQPLKQVIGDLSNPEKVLVGLELWKGEEWKNP; this is encoded by the coding sequence ATGGATAATCAAGAAAACTGGGAACCCGATGAACCCAAATTATGGGAACTTCGTTTATATGTTGCTGGGCAAACACCTAAAGCGATTACAGCGTTCACCAATTTAAAAAAAATTTGTGAGCAGTATCTCCAGGGTCAATATCAAATTGAAATTATAGATTTGTTAGAAAATCCGCAACTCGCCCAGCAAGATAAAATTTTTGCCCTTCCTACATTAGTTCGCACCATTCCCCAACCCTTGAAGCAAGTTATTGGGGATTTATCCAATCCTGAAAAAGTCTTAGTGGGTTTAGAACTATGGAAAGGGGAAGAGTGGAAAAATCCTTAA
- a CDS encoding response regulator: MKILLVEDDPLTSAALAEILLGHQYTINTATDGLTTLELAESFTYDLILLDICIPKLDGISVCKQLRIKGYQSPILLLTARDSSTDRVIGLDAGADDYVVKPFDPDELMARVRALLRRGKSVSSAVMTWENICFDPINNEVKCEDQLIHLTSKEYCLLELFLLNPKRIFSRRAILDRLWDFAESPGEETVSTHIKCLRRKLKAAGSADLIETVHGLGYRLRSPSNPPESKVMVSPTNSRQQIREKTAHVWQSFKVKVKEQIAILEQVSSALVEKRLTPELQKQALQEAHKLSGSLGLFGLREGSQVARELEHLLEDPQLDIKDSQLISDLVATLSLEASRETLLIPLSSEPVAYSPLILIVDDDLILAEQIRVEANAWGLRVEIATDLSVARKMISQNPPNIILLDLTFPNPQESGLTLLAELSRRIPQIPVITLTGGQSLKARVTVARLGVKTFLSKPLPAYEILKAVTEVLSWSRRGRGNRVLVVDDDPALLSYMSNLLNAIGISVITLENPEAFWEVLLDCHPDLLILDWEMSGFNGLDLCQAVRIDQRWRHLPIIFFSAYTDESRIVQAFAVGASQYLSKDMGAEALSTEILRRLQPIL; encoded by the coding sequence ATGAAAATTTTGTTGGTCGAAGATGACCCCCTCACCAGTGCCGCCTTAGCTGAAATTCTTCTGGGTCATCAATATACTATTAATACGGCAACAGATGGCTTAACCACCTTAGAACTGGCTGAGAGTTTTACCTATGATTTAATTTTATTAGATATTTGTATTCCTAAACTAGATGGGATTAGTGTTTGTAAACAACTCCGCATTAAGGGATATCAAAGCCCCATCCTGTTATTAACGGCTAGAGATAGCAGTACAGATCGGGTGATTGGCTTAGATGCCGGAGCCGATGATTATGTGGTGAAGCCCTTTGACCCCGATGAATTAATGGCAAGAGTTCGGGCTTTGTTGCGTCGGGGAAAATCAGTTTCTTCGGCAGTAATGACCTGGGAAAATATTTGTTTTGACCCGATTAACAATGAAGTTAAATGTGAAGATCAGTTGATTCACTTAACCTCAAAAGAATATTGTTTACTAGAACTCTTCCTACTCAATCCTAAGCGAATTTTTAGCCGCAGGGCAATTTTAGATCGACTGTGGGATTTTGCTGAATCTCCGGGGGAAGAAACCGTGAGTACCCATATTAAATGTTTGCGTCGAAAACTCAAAGCTGCGGGAAGTGCAGACTTAATTGAAACAGTTCATGGGTTGGGATATCGGTTAAGATCCCCCTCCAATCCCCCTGAGTCTAAAGTAATGGTTTCTCCGACAAACTCTCGACAGCAAATTCGGGAAAAAACCGCTCATGTTTGGCAAAGTTTTAAAGTTAAAGTTAAAGAACAAATTGCCATTTTAGAACAAGTTTCTTCTGCTTTAGTTGAAAAAAGATTAACCCCAGAACTTCAAAAACAAGCGTTACAGGAAGCTCATAAATTATCGGGATCATTGGGACTTTTTGGGTTGCGGGAAGGCTCACAAGTGGCGCGAGAACTTGAACATCTTTTAGAAGATCCTCAACTAGATATTAAAGACAGTCAATTAATTTCTGATTTAGTCGCAACCCTGAGTTTGGAAGCCAGTCGAGAAACGTTATTAATTCCTTTATCTTCAGAACCCGTTGCTTATTCTCCCTTGATTTTAATTGTTGATGATGACTTAATTTTAGCAGAACAAATTCGAGTTGAAGCGAATGCTTGGGGGTTGCGAGTTGAAATTGCGACGGATCTTTCCGTTGCTCGTAAAATGATTAGTCAAAATCCTCCTAATATTATTTTACTCGATTTAACCTTTCCTAATCCTCAAGAAAGTGGTTTAACGTTATTAGCAGAACTCAGCCGTCGGATTCCTCAAATCCCCGTTATTACTTTAACTGGAGGGCAAAGTTTAAAAGCTCGTGTTACGGTTGCTCGTTTAGGTGTAAAGACCTTTTTATCTAAACCTTTACCGGCGTATGAAATTTTAAAAGCTGTGACGGAGGTACTCTCCTGGTCTCGACGGGGAAGGGGAAATCGGGTTTTAGTTGTGGATGATGATCCTGCTCTTTTAAGCTATATGAGTAACTTGTTAAATGCAATAGGTATAAGCGTTATAACCCTAGAAAACCCGGAAGCTTTTTGGGAGGTGCTGTTAGATTGTCATCCCGATTTATTAATATTAGATTGGGAAATGTCCGGTTTCAATGGTTTAGATCTCTGCCAAGCGGTACGCATTGATCAACGATGGCGACATCTTCCGATCATCTTTTTTTCAGCTTATACTGACGAAAGTAGAATTGTCCAAGCATTTGCAGTGGGGGCTTCCCAATATCTAAGTAAGGACATGGGTGCAGAAGCCCTAAGCACCGAAATTTTGCGTCGTTTGCAACCTATTTTGTAA
- a CDS encoding circadian clock KaiB family protein, protein MKSHSLQPKPEFQQLREENFYSFRLYIAGTNFKSILALKTIKHICETYLKDHYDLEVIDVYQQPELTQGEPIVAVPTLIRLLPLPLQRIIGDLSQTERILMALNLSF, encoded by the coding sequence ATGAAATCTCATTCTCTGCAACCTAAACCGGAATTTCAGCAACTAAGAGAGGAAAATTTTTACAGCTTTCGTTTATATATTGCAGGAACTAATTTTAAGTCAATTCTTGCTTTAAAAACTATCAAGCACATTTGTGAAACTTACTTGAAAGATCATTATGATTTAGAAGTAATTGATGTTTACCAGCAACCGGAATTAACTCAAGGTGAACCCATCGTTGCTGTCCCAACTTTGATTCGACTACTACCCTTACCATTACAACGAATTATTGGGGATTTATCTCAAACTGAAAGAATCCTCATGGCTTTAAATTTATCCTTTTAA
- a CDS encoding Hsp20/alpha crystallin family protein produces the protein MIFENLKIWQFLSNLYQQIQIFTDNPISTNPPLTIWVAQEGTTPIRDVQMQETSTHLLLNISIPYFQPEDLEIRVTSETVFLAGEKIEQVQILGYCDFTYPAQEFKSLIPLPYSVHPETVTAEFQGNVLQLTLPKQQTFSPCTQGIIVRCDSTVKRLSVARE, from the coding sequence ATGATTTTCGAGAATTTAAAAATTTGGCAGTTTCTGAGCAATCTGTATCAACAGATACAGATTTTCACCGATAACCCGATTTCAACCAATCCCCCCCTCACCATTTGGGTCGCTCAGGAGGGAACAACACCAATTCGGGATGTCCAAATGCAAGAAACGTCAACCCATCTTCTTTTAAACATCTCTATTCCCTATTTTCAACCCGAAGATTTGGAAATTCGGGTAACATCCGAAACGGTTTTTTTAGCGGGAGAAAAGATTGAACAGGTACAAATTTTGGGTTATTGTGATTTTACCTATCCAGCCCAAGAATTTAAAAGTTTGATTCCTTTACCTTATTCGGTGCATCCCGAAACCGTAACAGCAGAATTTCAGGGGAATGTATTACAACTCACTTTACCCAAGCAACAAACCTTTTCACCCTGTACTCAAGGAATTATCGTTCGTTGTGATTCAACGGTTAAAAGGTTATCTGTGGCTAGAGAGTGA
- the ctpB gene encoding carboxyl-terminal processing protease CtpB has protein sequence MNQNVKRFSPFRQALFTGALATVTAFMMPAWSSSVNATLKDSPKAVLDEAWQIVNREFVDGSFNKVDWQAQREELLSKNYTSREAAYAELRKALEKLKDPYTRFMDPKQYEALTNQTAGELTGVGMQLTVDEETRMVTVVEPIKNSPAMKAGILPGDKVLSIDGVSTTGMTVEQAANKIRGAIGTDVSLRIGREGGKEFDLKLTRARIELETVTYRLNTEGDRKIGYIQLREFNSHAAEQMQAALEALNKEKVQGFVLDLRGNPGGLLRSSIEIARMWMDTGAIVSTVDRNGKNQEIRNNRSAITNLPVVVLVDGNSASASEILAGALKDNQRGVVMGTQTFGKALVQSVFSLSDGSGLAVTIAHYYTPNGTDISHKGVTPDIKVDISDDQKKQLATDPKLVGTAQDPFYAKAISILVAGSGNRPLAINESK, from the coding sequence ATGAACCAGAACGTGAAACGCTTTTCCCCGTTCCGTCAAGCCCTGTTTACAGGGGCACTCGCTACCGTTACTGCTTTCATGATGCCCGCTTGGAGTAGCAGCGTCAATGCCACCCTCAAAGATAGCCCGAAAGCAGTATTGGACGAAGCTTGGCAGATTGTGAATCGAGAGTTTGTCGATGGCAGCTTTAACAAAGTCGATTGGCAAGCTCAACGGGAAGAACTTCTCAGTAAGAACTATACTTCCCGTGAAGCCGCTTATGCGGAACTCCGAAAAGCCTTGGAAAAGCTCAAAGATCCTTACACTCGCTTCATGGATCCCAAGCAGTACGAAGCATTAACCAATCAAACCGCCGGGGAACTGACGGGGGTGGGAATGCAACTGACTGTAGATGAAGAAACCCGCATGGTTACGGTTGTTGAGCCGATTAAAAATTCTCCAGCCATGAAAGCGGGAATTTTGCCAGGGGATAAGGTGCTGTCTATTGATGGAGTCTCCACTACAGGAATGACCGTTGAACAGGCGGCCAATAAAATTCGGGGGGCCATTGGTACCGATGTGAGTTTACGCATTGGACGCGAAGGCGGAAAAGAATTTGATTTAAAGCTGACCCGCGCCCGAATTGAACTGGAAACGGTTACCTATCGTCTGAATACCGAAGGCGATCGCAAAATTGGTTATATTCAACTGCGGGAATTTAATTCCCATGCAGCCGAACAAATGCAAGCCGCCCTTGAAGCCTTAAACAAAGAAAAAGTTCAAGGATTTGTCCTCGATTTACGCGGAAATCCAGGGGGGCTATTGCGTAGCAGTATTGAAATTGCTCGGATGTGGATGGATACTGGAGCAATTGTGAGTACCGTTGATCGCAATGGCAAAAATCAGGAAATTCGTAATAACCGCAGCGCCATCACCAATTTGCCCGTTGTTGTTTTAGTGGATGGAAATTCTGCCAGCGCCAGCGAAATTTTAGCAGGAGCGTTGAAAGATAATCAACGGGGCGTGGTTATGGGAACTCAAACCTTTGGTAAAGCCTTAGTACAGTCGGTGTTTTCCCTCTCCGATGGTTCAGGATTGGCGGTGACCATTGCCCATTACTATACGCCTAATGGCACGGATATTAGTCATAAAGGTGTCACCCCCGATATTAAAGTTGATATTTCTGATGATCAGAAAAAACAATTGGCTACTGATCCAAAATTAGTGGGGACAGCCCAAGATCCATTCTACGCCAAAGCGATTTCCATTCTTGTCGCAGGTTCAGGAAATCGCCCCCTGGCTATTAACGAGTCTAAGTAA